In Solanum lycopersicum chromosome 5, SLM_r2.1, the following are encoded in one genomic region:
- the CRTISO-L1 gene encoding prolycopene isomerase, chloroplastic, with amino-acid sequence MALRLLPFSPFFNFSSSNRKRRFSMRSEVSTSATLPSKQSVSGEPEADIVVIGSGIGGLCCAGLLARYGQDVLVLESHDVAGGAAHSFDVKGYKFDSGPSLFSGFQSRGPQANPLAQVLDALGESIPCVNYDSWMVYVPEGEFLSRIGPTEFFKDLEKYAGPDSVREWRKLLDAILPISAAAMALPPLSIRGDLGVLSTAAARYAPSLLKSFAQMGPQGALGATKLLRPFSDIIDSLGIKDPFIRNWLDLLAFLLAGVKTNGILSAEMVYMFSEWYKPGCTLEYPLHGSGAIVEALVRGLQKFGGRISLKSHVENIVVEKGRAVGVKLRGGQFVRARKAVVSNASMWDTLSLLPPEAVPKSYQDGIKTTQQCESFMHLHLGFDAEGISDDLGIHHIVVNDWDRGVDADQNVVLISVPSVLSPDLAPPGKHVLHAYTPGTEPFEIWEGLDRRSNEYKNLKAERSEVMWKAVEKALGPGFNRDKCEVKLVGTPLTHQRFLRRNRGTYGPAILAGKGTFPGHSTPIPQLMCCGDSTFPGIGVPAVAASGAIVANSLVSVSEHSRLLDAIGI; translated from the exons ATGGCGTTGAGATTACTTCCATTTTCTCCATTCTTCAATTTCAGCTCATCGAATCGAAAACGTAGATTTTCGATGCGTAGTGAAGTTTCTACCTCTGCTACTCTTCCTTCCAAACAATCCGTCTCAG GCGAGCCAGAAGCAGATATCGTTGTTATTGGGAGCGGTATAGGTGGGCTATGTTGTGCTGGACTTCTTGCTAGGTATGGACAAGATGTTTTAGTGCTCGAAAGCCATGATGTAGCTGGAGGTGCAGCTCACTCTTTTGATGTTAAAGGGTACAAATTCGACTCTGGTCCATCGCTGTTCTCTGGTTTCCAATCAAGAGGTCCTCAGGCTAATCCATTAGCACAG GTTCTTGATGCATTAGGTGAATCGATTCCCTGTGTCAATTATGACTCGTGGATGGTATATGTACCTGAAGGTGAATTCCTGTCACGCATTGGCCCAACAGAGTTTTTTAAG GATCTAGAGAAGTATGCAGGACCAGATTCAGTGAGAGAGTGGCGGAAACTTCTT GACGCGATACTTCCAATCTCAGCAGCTGCAATGGCTCTGCCTCCACTATCTATCCGAGGGGACTTGGGCGTTCTTTCGACTGCTGCAGCTAGATATGCACCTTCTCTCTTAAAATCTTTTGCTCAAATGGGACCTCAAGGAGCCCTTGGTGCTACCAAGCTTCTCAGACCCTTTTCAGATATCATTGATTCTTTGGGGATAAAAGACCCTTTTATACGAAATTGGCTGGATCTCCTAGCTTTCTTGCTTGCCGGGGTGAAAACTAACGGCATACTCTCAGCAGAAATG GTGTACATGTTCTCAGAATGGTATAAGCCAGGTTGTACTCTAGAATATCCACTTCATGGAAGTGGAGCAATTGTTGAGGCTCTTGTTCGAGGATTACAAAAGTTTGGTGGACGGATTTCTCTCAAGAGTCACGTAGAAAACATAGTTGTTGAAAAGGGTCGAGCTGTTGGAGTGAAACTAAGAGGTGGCCaa TTTGTCCGTGCTAGGAAGGCTGTAGTCAGCAATGCATCTATGTGGGATACACTGAGTTTATTGCCTCCAGAAGCTGTCCCGAAGTCATACCAGGACGGGATTAAAACGACTCAACAGTGTGAATCATTCATGCATCTGCATTTGGGTTTTGATGCAGAG GGTATATCTGATGACCTGGGAATCCATCATATAGTAGTTAATGACTGGGACCGAGGGGTTGATGCTGATCAGAACGTTGTACTGATATCTGTCCCGAGTGTGCTTAGTCCAGATCTTGCTCCACCTGGAAAGCACGTTTTGCATGCTTATACCCCCGGAACTGAGCCATTTGAAATTTGGGAAGGTCTTGATCGCCGAAGCAATGAGTACAAAAACCTCAAGGCTGAAAGATCCGAG GTAATGTGGAAGGCTGTAGAGAAAGCACTTGGGCCAGGATTTAATCGCGATAAGTGTGAGGTGAAATTAGTGGGAACTCCGTTGACACATCAAAGATTTCTTAGAAGAAACAGAGGGACCTATGGGCCAGCTATATTAGCAG GTAAAGGAACGTTTCCTGGACACTCAACACCAATTCCACAACTCATGTGCTGTGGAGACTCTACTTTTCCTGGCATTGGAGTTCCTGCAGTTGCTGCTAGTGGTGCCATTGTCGCGAATTCATTGGTTTCTGTGTCAGAACATTCGCGCCTTCTTGATGCTATAGGGATATGA
- the LOC101249550 gene encoding uncharacterized protein yields MTFQYAYALIFLCISIEISPSVSQLLGGEGLLPGLGGQLDNGLFPDISKCLASVFNVPGCVEEIITSFLTIRLRLIGPQCCKAVLEIHDSCWPKILPFGALLPLTLKSFCPIQGSLPPSTPQTLFPNSDMKIVRNIKN; encoded by the coding sequence atgacttttcagtATGCGTATGCGCTCATTTTCTTATGCATATCGATCGAGATTTCTCCAAGCGTCTCACAGTTACTCGGAGGAGAAGGTCTTTTACCAGGTTTAGGAGGTCAGCTTGATAATGGTCTTTTCCCAGATATTTCCAAATGCTTAGCATCAGTATTCAATGTTCCTGGATGTGTTGAAGAGATTATAACATCTTTCTTAACTATTCGACTTCGATTAATCGGACCTCAATGTTGCAAAGCTGTATTAGAGATTCACGATAGTTGTTGGCCTAAAATTCTTCCTTTTGGTGCACTTTTACCCTTGACACTCAAAAGTTTTTGCCCCATTCAAGGTTCATTGCCACCATCAACCCCTCAAACACTATTTCCAAATAGCGACATGAAGATCGTACGCAATATTAAAAACTAA